In the Candidatus Bathyarchaeia archaeon genome, CCCTCCAAGAAGCTCAATGCAAATATGCTTGCCGCTGTTGCAAATAGACCAGCTACGACAAATGGCTTTCGGCTGCCTGTTCGGTCGGATAACCACCCATAAAATGGAACGAAGAATATTTTTGAAGCCATATACGTGCTTGAAATTATGCTTGCATAAACGGGCGTTATCCCCTTGAAAGTTGTAAACAAACTTGGAGCCCACGTGACAAAACCCGACGAGGCAATGCTGAAGAATAACCACATCAGACCAATTTTCCAGATTTCCCTGTTTTTGAGACTTTGACGAATCCCTGTGTAATTCGTCGGGTTTGGTTCAAATTGCATGTGTTTATCTCTTATTGTGACTACAAAAAAAACTGCAAAGCCCACTCCCGCAACCGCGCCAAAATAGAAGGGGGACCGCCAACCCCAACTTTGCGCTAACAGGGGAACTATAAGAAAAGCTGCAACTGCCGAGATTTGCGCACCTATGGAGTAAATCCCCATTGCAGTTCCTAACTCTTTCTTTTGGAACCATTGGGGGATTATTGCGGCTGTACCGATTGTTAGAAAACAGCTCCCAAACCCCGTTATGAATCGCCCGAAAAGGGCAACAGAAAACGTTGTGGCAGATGCTGTGATTAAGCTGCCGATTGTAACTGAAATAAGTGTTAGAAAGCCTAAACGACGAAAACCGTATTTACTTATAAGCAGCCCCGCGGGAATCGCTAGGATGAAACCGGGAACTACCACAACTGACATCAAAAGCCCCGCTGTTGCAGCGTCTACTGCAAAAACCGACTGCATCGTAGTCATCAGAGGAGGCACTGATTGCAACGCAAAGTAGTACATGTCGCAACTAAGCAAGGATGCAGCCAGAATTACCCATCGGTAATTTGAAGCTGCTATAGGTGCCTGACCAGTTGCCATCTGAGGTCAACAAAAAATGCGGCTCAAGAGGCTAATATTACTTTGCAGAAAAACCCTCAAGGAACCCCAGATACGCTTGAGACTCCTTTCTCGAAGTTGATACAACAAAAACCTCAGTTCTCGCTACACAACTTATTCATGCACGCGGTCATTTCCCGTATAGATCAGCTTTTTCAGCCTTGCACCACAGTTGTTCGAAATAGTTATGAAATAATTCAACAAAACTAGGATGATTAGTGTTAAAACACGCAGACTCCGTAATCGACGCTAAAGGATCCATGAGTATCCCCACGGTTTTTTTGTCAAAACAGGCTCCAAGCGTTTTAGGCACAGTAGGCGTGTATCTCAGTTCAAAATTTTGGTGACCCATAAGAGTCTGAACCGTCTCTGGAAGAATTTGCCCATTTTCAGGTTTCTCCACAATAACCCGTGTTTTCACTCCACGTTCCAGCGCTCTTTTGTGGGTTTCAAAAGAGTACACCATAGCCTGAGAAAACCTCTTTAAGCTAGAAATCGTGTCATTGCCCCACTGTGCATTCTGCATGTGAATCAAAGCGCCTCTAATAAAAATCGTCTTCTTAGGGGTTATGTGGAAATCTTTTTCCTGTTCTTCAATAACCCCGCCTATACAACATCGCGCTTGTTCAATAAGTTGCTCGGTTTTCTTCTTAATCTCTTGGTATTCTTGTTCCTTTCTGCTTAACAAGAGGGAAATG is a window encoding:
- a CDS encoding nitrate/nitrite transporter, translating into MATGQAPIAASNYRWVILAASLLSCDMYYFALQSVPPLMTTMQSVFAVDAATAGLLMSVVVVPGFILAIPAGLLISKYGFRRLGFLTLISVTIGSLITASATTFSVALFGRFITGFGSCFLTIGTAAIIPQWFQKKELGTAMGIYSIGAQISAVAAFLIVPLLAQSWGWRSPFYFGAVAGVGFAVFFVVTIRDKHMQFEPNPTNYTGIRQSLKNREIWKIGLMWLFFSIASSGFVTWAPSLFTTFKGITPVYASIISSTYMASKIFFVPFYGWLSDRTGSRKPFVVAGLFATAASIFALSFLEGAGLVVGVLIVGASAGTVPALAFVLMAQAVSVRQAGLGFGMMSFWNRTATIIEAPLIGFFLQTSQSMGFTLMCLSSFALIGAVLVLSVNTN
- a CDS encoding TrmB family transcriptional regulator, whose protein sequence is MPLKDEDILVLNKAGLNALQAKIYLTLVMNGKQSIKSVARAAVVDRSNAYREILNLQEMGLVGKTIGVPNLFEAIPLQDGISLLLSRKEQEYQEIKKKTEQLIEQARCCIGGVIEEQEKDFHITPKKTIFIRGALIHMQNAQWGNDTISSLKRFSQAMVYSFETHKRALERGVKTRVIVEKPENGQILPETVQTLMGHQNFELRYTPTVPKTLGACFDKKTVGILMDPLASITESACFNTNHPSFVELFHNYFEQLWCKAEKADLYGK